CCGCCTCCTTTGCCAAACTGGGCGGCATCATCAATTTCCGCATGGTGGAGGACAAGATCCGCTTTGAGATCTACCGCGACGCAGGCGCACGCGCGCGGTTAAAGATCAGCCCGCAATTGCTTAAACTCGCCATCACCGCCCGCAAGGACAAGTCATGAAACCGGCCGTCCTTCCATTTTTGAATGATGTGCCGATCAAGCGGAAGCTGACGATCCTCATCATGGTCATCAGCTCGGCCGCGCTGCTGCTGGCCTGCGCGGCCATTCTGCTGCATGAGCGGCATGCCTTCAGGGAGACCATGGCCCGGGACCTGGAAATCATCGCGGACACCTTTGATGACAACGTCGCCTCCGGCCTGGCCTTCAATGATCCGGAATCCATTGCGCAGACACTGAAAACGCTAAAGGCCAACCCGACCATCATGGCAGCCTGCGTGTACGATGAAAACAGACAGCGCGTCGCCGAATACCTGCGCTCTGACATGCAAGGCCACTTCCCTTTTGATGAAAGCCAGCCCACCGGCCAGCACTTTCACGATGACCGGCTGGACACTCATCAGGACATCACCCTGGACGGGGAGACCATTGGCTCCGTTTACATCGCAGCGGATCTCACCGCCATCACCTACCGGCTGCAACGCTCAGCCACCATCATTTTCATCGTCATCTGCGGGGCACTGCTGCTGGCCTTTTTCCTTTCCACCTCCCTGCAAAAAATCATTTCCGGCCCCATCACGCATCTGGCCGAAGTGGCCAGCACTGTGGCCGCCGAAAAGGACTATTCCGTGCGGGCCGTGAAACAGAGCGAGGATGAACTCGGCAGTCTCATTGATGCCTTCAATGAAATGCTCAGCCAGATCCAGCAGCAGGACTCTGCCCTGCAAATGGCCCGCGACAACCTGGAGACCCGGGTGCAGGAGCGTACCCGCGAACTGGCGCGCTCCCTCTCCCTGCTGAACGCCACCCTGGATTCCACCGCAGACGGCATCATCGCCTTCCAGTTCACCGGTGAGATCGTCTGTTACAACAGCCAGTTTGCCGACATGTGGGAAGTCCCAAAAACGATTTTGGAAAAGCCTGCCATGGAGGAGTTGCAGACCTGTCTGGCGGACAAAACAACCGATCCAGAGGCCTTCATTCAGCGGGCACGCGTGCAGGATGAGAAGCAGGCTTTTGACATCATCCGCCTGAAATCCGGCCAGACCTTTGAGCGCTATGTGAAGCCTCAGCAGGTGGACGGGCGGCAGGTGGGACTGGTGGTCAATTTCCGCGACATCACCGCGCGTGAGCATTCGGAAGCCAGCCTCGCGGAGGCCAATGCGCGTCTCTTCGCCACCTCCCGCCAGGCAGGCATGGCGGAGGTGGCCACCAGCATCCTGCATAATGTCGGCAACGTGCTGAACAGCGTCAGCGTCTCGGCGGAGGTGGTCTCCACCCGGGTGCAGCAGTTCCGCATCGGCAGTCTGCGCAGCCTGGGGGAACTGCTGCGCAAGCATGAAGCGGACCTGCCCGCCTTTCTCACCCAGGACCCGCAGGGGCGTGAGGTGCCTGCCTTTCTGCTGAAGCTGGTGAACCACCTCGAAGAACCGCAGCAGGCCATCCTGGGAGAGCTGGAATCCCTGCGCAAAAACATTGAGCACATCAAGGAGATCGTCTCCATGCAGCAGAGCTACGCGCGTGGCTGCGGCGTGCTGGAGAGCCTCACCATGAGCGAACTCATCGAGGACGCCATCCGCATCAACGCCGCCGGTTTCACCCGCCACGAGCTGACCCTGATCCGCGACATCCAGGATGACAGGCCGGTGCTGACGGACCGCCACAAAGTCCTGCAAATCCTGGTGAACCTGCTGGGCAATGCCAAGTATGCCGTCTCCCATGCGCCCGGTGAGAAGCATGTCATCATCCGCGTGACCCGTGATGAAAAGGATGCCGTCCACATTGCCGTGACAGACAACGGCATCGGCATTGAGCCGGAAAACCTGACGCGCATTTTCCAGCACGGTTTCACCACCAAAAAAGACGGTCACGGCTTCGGCCTGCACAGCGGCGCCCTGGCCGCCCGTGAGCTGGGCGGCAGGCTTACTGCCACCAGCGCAGGCCCAGGTCAGGGTGCCACTTTTGTCCTTGAACTGCCCCCCTCGTCGAAAGACCTCCCTCTCTAACCCACCCCCATGTCCCACCCCCAGCTCGTCCATCACAACCGGCGCATCCTCGTCATTGATGACAACATGGCCATCCATGCCGACTTCCGCAAGATCCTCGGTGCCCCGGCGGCGGCGGATGCGGAGCTGGACGCCTTTGAATCCAGGCTCTTCGGCGCACGGGAAAGTGCCTGGTTTGAGATAGACTGCGCCAGCCAGGGGGATGAGGGGCTGGAAAAAGTGCGGCAGTCCCTGGCCGCCGGCCAGCCTTATGCCCTGGCCTTTGTGGATGTCCGCATGCCGCCCGGATGGGACGGCATTGAAACGACCCGCCGCATCTGGGAGGCCGATCCGCACCTGCAGATCGTCATCTGCACCGCGTACTCGGACTATTCCTGGGATGAGATGAACCAGCTGACCGCCCCCGGAGACCGCCTGCTCATCCTGAAAAAACCCTTCGATGCAATTGAGGTCCTGCAGCTTGCCAATGCCCTGACGGAGAAATGGCGGCTGGGCCAGGAGTCCCGAATGCTGCTGGGAAATCTGGACCGCCTCGTCCAGGAGCGCACGGCGGCCTTGCAGCAGGAAATGGAAGAGCGCCGTCGGCTGGAGGAGAAATTCCGCGACCAGGCCTCCCTGCTGGACAAAGCCCGTGATGCCATCCTGGTCCAGGATCTGGACCACCGCATCACCTACTGGAACCGCAGCGCGCAGCTCCTCTATGGATGGTCATCTGAGGAAGCCCTGGGGAAATCTGCCAGCGAGCTGCTCAAGCCCGCCGCACCTCGTTTTGCAGAAGCCACGGCAGCCGTTTTAAAAAATGGCGAATGGACGGGTGAGCTGGCCCAAAGCGCCCGCGATGGTAGCGACGTGCTGGTGGAAAGCCGGTGGACGCTGGTCCGCGATGCCGAAGGCCAGCCCCGGGCCGTGATGTGCATCAATACGGACATCCTGGAAAAGAAGCGGATGGAAAGCCATTTCCTGCGCTCACAGCGCATCGAAAGCATCGGCACCCTGGCTGGGGGCATTGCTCATGACCTTAACAACGTCCTGCTTCCCATCCTCCTCTCCATTGACCTGCTTCGCAGATCTGTGCAGGACCCCCACCTGCTTGGCATCCTTACCAGCATCGAGGGCAGCGCCAAACGCGGGGCCAGCATGGTGCAGCAGGTGCTCTCCTTTGCCCGCGGCATGGACGGGGAGCGCCACAAGCTGGATGCCCGCACCGTCATCCAGGACATCAGCCACTTCGTCCAGGAAGCTTTCCCCAAAAACATCGCCTTCCGCACGGAGATGGCGGGAGATCTGCCCGGATTCATGGGGGATGCCACCCAGGTGCATCAGGTGCTGCTGAACCTGTGCCTGAACGCGCGGGATGCCATGCCTGAAGGCGGCACACTGACGCTCCAGGCGCACACCGTCAGCCTGGAGGAAACCGCCGCGCTGGCAGGGGCCAGCATCAAGGGCGGCGCCTACCTGGTCTTCCAGATCACCGATACAGGCACGGGCATCTCCGAAGAGGTGAAAGACAAGATCTTCGACCCGTTTTTTACCACCAAGGATTTCGGGAAAGGCACCGGACTGGGCCTGTCCACAGTGATGGCCATTGTGAAAAGCCATGGCGGCTTCATCACCGTGTCCAGCAAACCGGGCGATGGTACTTCGTTTCATGCGCACTTCCCTGCGGAGCCGCTCTCCAAAAGCCAGCCTGCACCAGCCCTCTCCACCGACCGGCCCCGCGGCCAGGGCCAGCTCATTCTTTTGGCGGATGATGAGGACAGCGTGCGCTTCATCACCCAGCAGACCCTTCAGGCCTACGGGTACCGCGTCCTGGCCGCTGCGGACGGCAGCGAGGCGGTGGCCCACTACGCGGAGCACCAGCAGGAGATTGACCTGGTGCTCACCGATATGATGATGCCCGTGATGGACGGCACGGAGACCATCAAGATCCTGAAAAAGATCAATCCGGCGGTGAAAATCATCGCCGCCAGCGGCTTCACCACCGATGCCGCCAAAGTGAGCGCCCTGGGAGCCAATCATTACCTGCACAAGCCTTACAGCACCGCCACGCTGCTCAGTGTGCTTGAGCAGGTGCTCGCCAAACCGACGGCCTCATAGAAGAGCCGGGCACGCAGCCTATTCCGCATCCGCAGTGCCGGCTACGCCACCTGCGGCCTTTTCCAGCGCCTTCACGCGGGCGGAGAGCTGCGGCAGGCGGTTCACACTGGCCCAGCGGCGGCGTTCATCCATGACCGGCATGGCCGGAAAGCCCATGTAGGTGTCCTTCCCTGAAGGGATGTCTTTGGTCACGCCGCTGCGAGCGCCCAGGGTGACGAAGGAGCCGATGCTGACATGACCGGCCACACCGCACTGGGCCGCCATGACCACATAGTCTCCGATCACCGCGCTGCCTGCGATGGCACAGGCCGAGACGATGATGCAATGCTTGCCAATGATGGCGTTGTGGCCGATCTGTACCAGGTTGTCAATTTTTGTACCTTCGCCGATCCAGGTGCGGCCAAAGCGTGCGCGGTCCACCATGGTCCCGGCACCGATCTCCACATCGTTGTCAATCTGGACAATGCCCGCCTGGCGCACCTTGCGATGCCGGCCCTTGTCAAATTCGTAGCCAAATCCGTCGCCGCCGATGACCACGCCGGAATGCAGGATCACCCGCTCGCCCAGCTCACAGGCTTCCTGAACCGTCACATTGGCAAACAGCTTGGACCCGGCACCGATGACGGCCTCCCGGCCCACATAACAACCCGCGCCAATTTCCGCCCCGTCGCCAATTTCAGCGCCAGCTTCGATGACCGCGCAGGCCCCCACGGAGATCTTGGTGAGGTCGGCTTTGACGCTCTCCGCGATGACGGCGGACGGGTGAATACCAGGCTCAAAAGGCAGCGCCTGGTAGCCATACGTATCCACCACCTTTTCAAAAGCATGGGACGGATTTTTCACTGCAATGCAGGCCACCTTATCCGGGCACTTGTCCAGTCCCTCCGGCACCAGCACAGCGGTGGCTTTGGTGGCCATCAGCCTCTCCTTATAACGGGCATCGTAATAAAAGCTGAGGTCGCCTTCCTGAGCTTCGCGCAGGGAGGCAAAACCGGTGATGCGGGTCTCGGGGCTGCCGGACAGAAGCTGGCCTTCCAACAGTGCGGCCAATTCAGAAAGTGCGATGTTCATGAGGCCCGCCACCTGTCACAATTTCCGCTCAAAGGCGAGGGAAGAGTTTCAGGAAACGGGATTTGGATTCTCCTGGAGCGCCCGCGTCTCGCGGGCTGTTTTCTGCGTCCTCGCGGAAAACCGTTGTCCGGTGCACCTGACTCGATTGAATGGACGCAGTGAGAGCAAGCGACGCCTCAAGGAATGAGGCCATCCTGGCCTCAGCTGAGGGCGGGACGCCCTCACACCTTGTTCCGCCACTCACCTATTGAGAATCACACTCCGCACCCCACCTGGCACGCAGGAGCCAGCTCGCGGACTTCATCCGCCTCAGGTGCGCTCATGTCGGGATTGGGCTGCTGGGCGCTGAGGCCGAGTTCGGCGAGCAGGGCCAGGTCTTCATTGGCGCGAGGATTGGCGGCGGTGAGGAGCTTGTCGCCGTAGAAGATGGAATTGGCACCGGCGAAGAAGGCCAGGGCCTGGGCTTCGCGGCTGAGATTCGTGCGGCCGGCGCTAAGGCGCACCTTGGCGCGCGGGATGGCGATGCGGGTCACGGCGATCATGCGCACCAGGGAGAAGCTGTCCACCTGGACGTTTTCGCTCATCGGCGTGCCTTTCATTGGCATGAGGGCATTGATGGGCACGCTCTCCGGATGCGGGTTGAAGTTGCTCAGCACTTCCAGCATTTTCAGGCGGTCCTCGATGGTCTCGCCCAGGCCCAGGATGCCGCCGCAGCAGACGGACATGCCGGCATCCTGCGCGTGGCGGATGGTGCTCAGCCGGTCGTCATAGGTGTGGGTGCTGACGATGTTCGGGTAATGCTCCGGGCTGGTGTCAATGTTATGGTTATAGGCGGTGACGCCAGCTTCCTTTAAAATGGCGGCTTCTTCCGCGCCCAGCTGGCCCAGGGTCACGCAGACCTCCATGCCGAGCGTGGAGACGTCCTTCACGATGTCCACCACCTGGTCGAATTTCTGCGTGCCCACGCGCACGCCCTTCCAGGCGGCCCCCATGCAGAAGCGGGTGGAGCCATTGGCCCGGGCGGCCCGCGCGCGCTCCATGACCAGGTCCTTTTCCATCAGCTTTTCCGCCTGCACACCGGTGCTGTAGCGGGCGCTCTGGGCGCAGTAGCCGCAGTCCTCACTGCAGCCGCCGGTCTTGATGCTCAGCAGCGTGCAGAGCTGCACTTCGTTATTGGTCCAGTGCTCCTCATGGATGGCACGCGCCTGCTTGATGAGGTCAAAAAACGGCTGGTGGTAGATGCGGTGGAGATCGGCGTAGTTCATGCGCAGGTTGCTAAAAGCAGTCTTGCCACGAAACGGGGCAATGGGCAAAACGAATTTGGCTTTTCCCTCTTCACTGCATATCTGCCCGGTCGCTACTGCGTCCATCTCCCGCCCTGGCCCAGGGCCACCTTCCAGCCGCGCAGGTGCATGAAGGAGTAGTCCGTCTTGCCGATGGCGCCGATCATGGGCACACCGGTGGCTTTTTTCCAGGCGCGGCTCATGCTCTCCCCCGTGTGGCAGCCCCAGCTATGGCAGTAGGCCCCGCGGGCAAAGGCGCTGCGGCTCAGCTTGGACAGGTCGTTTTCATGCAGCCAGACGGTGGAGGCCGCATACACCTCGGAGCTGTAATCAAACAGGAAGCAATGCTTGTTCGAGTGCCCGTAAAACTCAAAACCGGAGATCTTGTTGCGCCCGCGCGAGACCTGCCCGCCGCCCCGGTTGATGTAGTTAATCAGCTCATCCTGGCTGCGAAACCAGACGAGGTTGATGCCATAGGTGCGCTGCACGGACTCCACATGGCTGGTCAGCGGATCCCGGTCCTCCCCTGCCCGGCGCAGGTAGCTGTCGCGATACACCAGCCAGGTGATGATCGTCCCCTTAGGCTGCGTGCGCTGCAGCTCCTGCATGCGCACCCGCGCCGGCCGGACGAAGTTTCCCCACCAGCGGTCATGCTGCTGGGAGGGCTGGCGCAGGTCCTCCCACTTCCGCAAGGCCGGGCCGCCGGAGCAGATGATGTACTCATTCTGAGCCTGGGCGGTGGTGGCGCTCAGGGCCAGCATCGTCAGGAGCAGCAGGACAGCTTTGACCAAAAAAGGACGGGGGGACATGGCGGAGAATAAAGGCAGCCAGCCGCGCAGGCAACGCCTACTTCAGCGGCACCAGGTTGAAATCTTTGAACTGGACGATCATCGGCGGGCCCTGGTGGATCTGCAGGCCCAGCAGCCCTTCCTTCGGCGCGTTGGCCACGTCCTCATCCGTCACGTCCACGGTCTGCATGCCATTGATGAAATGCTGCACATGGTTTCCCTTGGCGACGATTTTATACTCATTCCAGTCCTCGCTTTTGATCGCCGCCTGGATGGCATCGCTATCGCCCACCGTGCCTGCCTTTTCCACCACCGGCTTCGGCTTCTTGGCCCCTTCCGGAGCCGGTTTGATGATGGTTTTCTCCCCGCGCAGCGCCAGGATGCCCCGGCCCTTTTCCTCATAAAGAATGCCGCTGTACTTCGTCCCCGCTTCGAAGTCCGCCTGGTAACCGCTCAGCACCGGGCCGAAAGCGCCTGCCTCCAGCTCCTTGCTGCGATACTGCACCCCGGAATTGCCCTTCTCCAGGCGATATTTAAAGGTCAGCTCAAAGTCCCCCACCGTGCCGCCCTTCCACACCAGGAACGTGTTGTGCTTGATGATCCCCTTCGTCGGGTCCGCCGGGTCCGGCGGCGTGATGCCCGTGATGGCCCCATCCTTCACACTCCACAGGTCCATGTTCCCCTCCCAGCCCGTGAGATCTTGGCCATTGAAGACCTGGACAGGCTCAGCAGCAGAAGCAGAAACAGCGAAGGCCAGCGCGGCCAGTGCAGGAATGAGGAAACGTGTTTTCATGGTTGGGTCGGGTCGGTAACGGGCCGTTGTAACGTGTGGGAAGAGGTGTGTCTATCGGATTGAGGAGAGTCGAGGACGGTTGGGGCTGGGAGTCGCGCGGTCACCCACGCTCAGAGAGGTTTAACAAACCGGTTCCACAGTGCACTTGAAATGAAACTCAAATCTTGGTTGTGGATAGCAGCTGCTCATGGCGCTGGAACGGTAATGTCTCGGAGCTGAAGCTCTCCGCTCTGATCGAAACTGTAGTGGAAATGAAGCTCTCCCTCGAAGCCGCTCAAACCATGCTTCGAGTAGTCGAGATTCCAATCGGGGACATAGCCCCAAACGCGTTGCAAAA
The Prosthecobacter sp. SYSU 5D2 DNA segment above includes these coding regions:
- a CDS encoding ATP-binding protein gives rise to the protein MKPAVLPFLNDVPIKRKLTILIMVISSAALLLACAAILLHERHAFRETMARDLEIIADTFDDNVASGLAFNDPESIAQTLKTLKANPTIMAACVYDENRQRVAEYLRSDMQGHFPFDESQPTGQHFHDDRLDTHQDITLDGETIGSVYIAADLTAITYRLQRSATIIFIVICGALLLAFFLSTSLQKIISGPITHLAEVASTVAAEKDYSVRAVKQSEDELGSLIDAFNEMLSQIQQQDSALQMARDNLETRVQERTRELARSLSLLNATLDSTADGIIAFQFTGEIVCYNSQFADMWEVPKTILEKPAMEELQTCLADKTTDPEAFIQRARVQDEKQAFDIIRLKSGQTFERYVKPQQVDGRQVGLVVNFRDITAREHSEASLAEANARLFATSRQAGMAEVATSILHNVGNVLNSVSVSAEVVSTRVQQFRIGSLRSLGELLRKHEADLPAFLTQDPQGREVPAFLLKLVNHLEEPQQAILGELESLRKNIEHIKEIVSMQQSYARGCGVLESLTMSELIEDAIRINAAGFTRHELTLIRDIQDDRPVLTDRHKVLQILVNLLGNAKYAVSHAPGEKHVIIRVTRDEKDAVHIAVTDNGIGIEPENLTRIFQHGFTTKKDGHGFGLHSGALAARELGGRLTATSAGPGQGATFVLELPPSSKDLPL
- a CDS encoding response regulator, coding for MSHPQLVHHNRRILVIDDNMAIHADFRKILGAPAAADAELDAFESRLFGARESAWFEIDCASQGDEGLEKVRQSLAAGQPYALAFVDVRMPPGWDGIETTRRIWEADPHLQIVICTAYSDYSWDEMNQLTAPGDRLLILKKPFDAIEVLQLANALTEKWRLGQESRMLLGNLDRLVQERTAALQQEMEERRRLEEKFRDQASLLDKARDAILVQDLDHRITYWNRSAQLLYGWSSEEALGKSASELLKPAAPRFAEATAAVLKNGEWTGELAQSARDGSDVLVESRWTLVRDAEGQPRAVMCINTDILEKKRMESHFLRSQRIESIGTLAGGIAHDLNNVLLPILLSIDLLRRSVQDPHLLGILTSIEGSAKRGASMVQQVLSFARGMDGERHKLDARTVIQDISHFVQEAFPKNIAFRTEMAGDLPGFMGDATQVHQVLLNLCLNARDAMPEGGTLTLQAHTVSLEETAALAGASIKGGAYLVFQITDTGTGISEEVKDKIFDPFFTTKDFGKGTGLGLSTVMAIVKSHGGFITVSSKPGDGTSFHAHFPAEPLSKSQPAPALSTDRPRGQGQLILLADDEDSVRFITQQTLQAYGYRVLAAADGSEAVAHYAEHQQEIDLVLTDMMMPVMDGTETIKILKKINPAVKIIAASGFTTDAAKVSALGANHYLHKPYSTATLLSVLEQVLAKPTAS
- the lpxD gene encoding UDP-3-O-(3-hydroxymyristoyl)glucosamine N-acyltransferase, with the protein product MNIALSELAALLEGQLLSGSPETRITGFASLREAQEGDLSFYYDARYKERLMATKATAVLVPEGLDKCPDKVACIAVKNPSHAFEKVVDTYGYQALPFEPGIHPSAVIAESVKADLTKISVGACAVIEAGAEIGDGAEIGAGCYVGREAVIGAGSKLFANVTVQEACELGERVILHSGVVIGGDGFGYEFDKGRHRKVRQAGIVQIDNDVEIGAGTMVDRARFGRTWIGEGTKIDNLVQIGHNAIIGKHCIIVSACAIAGSAVIGDYVVMAAQCGVAGHVSIGSFVTLGARSGVTKDIPSGKDTYMGFPAMPVMDERRRWASVNRLPQLSARVKALEKAAGGVAGTADAE
- the bioB gene encoding biotin synthase BioB, which encodes MNYADLHRIYHQPFFDLIKQARAIHEEHWTNNEVQLCTLLSIKTGGCSEDCGYCAQSARYSTGVQAEKLMEKDLVMERARAARANGSTRFCMGAAWKGVRVGTQKFDQVVDIVKDVSTLGMEVCVTLGQLGAEEAAILKEAGVTAYNHNIDTSPEHYPNIVSTHTYDDRLSTIRHAQDAGMSVCCGGILGLGETIEDRLKMLEVLSNFNPHPESVPINALMPMKGTPMSENVQVDSFSLVRMIAVTRIAIPRAKVRLSAGRTNLSREAQALAFFAGANSIFYGDKLLTAANPRANEDLALLAELGLSAQQPNPDMSAPEADEVRELAPACQVGCGV
- a CDS encoding DUF1080 domain-containing protein, yielding MKTRFLIPALAALAFAVSASAAEPVQVFNGQDLTGWEGNMDLWSVKDGAITGITPPDPADPTKGIIKHNTFLVWKGGTVGDFELTFKYRLEKGNSGVQYRSKELEAGAFGPVLSGYQADFEAGTKYSGILYEEKGRGILALRGEKTIIKPAPEGAKKPKPVVEKAGTVGDSDAIQAAIKSEDWNEYKIVAKGNHVQHFINGMQTVDVTDEDVANAPKEGLLGLQIHQGPPMIVQFKDFNLVPLK